A genomic segment from Thamnophis elegans isolate rThaEle1 chromosome 3, rThaEle1.pri, whole genome shotgun sequence encodes:
- the LOC116505732 gene encoding uncharacterized protein K02A2.6-like, translating into MDKVAEGFKPFKIRQAELSLHGGCLVWGDQVVIPTALRPQVLSLLHKDHPGIARMKALARNYVWWPLLDSEIAAYVGRCTPCQQSRPNPPAGPAREWEALRGPWSRLHLDFAGPFHGQNFLIVVDAYSRWVELVLMGSTTAESTVRALRRLFATHGLPDLVVLDNGPQFMSTTFQEFLAGQGIRHAPIAPYHPASNGRAERAVRSAKEALGRMDRGDWQEKVAAYLLSQHSTPCPTTNRSPSELLMGRRLRTPLDRLHPLYSGDQPSNLGLFLPVHSNWGTRYGPEHLRGLQNGFQPPLLP; encoded by the coding sequence atggacaaggtggcagagggcttcaagccctttaaaatccggcaggcggagctctccctccacgggggatgcctcgtttggggggatcAAGTGGTGATCCCCACGGCGCTacggccacaagtcctgtccctgctccataaggatcacccgggcatagcacgaatgaaggcattagcccgtaactatgtctggtggcccttactggattcagagatagcggcctatgttggccgctgcaCACCATGTCAACAATCTAGGCCAAACCCCCCAGCtgggcctgctcgtgagtgggaggctctgaGAGGCCCGTGGTCCCGCCTCCACCTGgattttgccggccccttccacggtcagaatttcttgattgtggtggacgcctactcccgctgggtggagctggtcctgatgggctccaccacagctgagagtacggtccgggccttaaGGAGGCtattcgcgacccatgggttgccggacctggTAGTTTTGgataatgggccccaatttatgtccaccacgtttcaagaatttctggccgggcaagggattcgacatgcgcccatagccccgtaccacccggccagcaatggccgggcggagcgggcggtccgctcagcgaaggaggccctgggccgcatggaccggggcgactggcaggagaaagtggcggcttacctgctaagccaacattccactccctgcccaacaaccaaccgaagcccctcggagctcttgatgggccggcgtctgcggactcccctggaccggctacaccCGTTGtactcaggggatcagccgagcaacctggggttATTCCTCCCCGTTCATTCAAACTGGGGGACACGGTATGGGCCCGAGCATTTGCGGGGCCTACAAAATGGGTTCCAGCCACCGTtactgccctga